The Claveliimonas bilis genome window below encodes:
- a CDS encoding MATE family efflux transporter: MNRYKVFASYVIPSVLAFALSGVYAIVDGFFVGRSTGDAGLSAINIAFPVVSLMQSLGTGIGMGGSVLWTVKKASGSEEAAGKYVRGTLLLLLLVSVATTAGIYFVTEPILRLFGAEGEILIFGKDYLDVIVVGAAFQIFATGIVPIIRNNGSSLFALVVMVSGFLTNILLDYLMVWVFDMGTKGAALATVLGQLVTTVEAFFYLIYRKLPVIGSLPGFGRMSWNIFRIGIAPFGLTLSPMISLMLINRFSMMHGKEAAVACYACIAYVLSVVQMLMQGVGDGSQPLMSRYYGEGKREEVRKVQNIAYISAVGLALISNAVLFFIRTSLGELFGASESTGRLVADILPVFLVGLIFYAFSRITTSEFYATENNIYSYLCVYAEPVLLLILLFILPGIWGQTGVWWSVVASQILTAFLALILRISEDRCRRRTDAPSRIKTI, from the coding sequence ATGAATCGGTATAAAGTATTTGCTTCATATGTAATTCCATCTGTTCTGGCATTTGCTTTATCAGGGGTTTATGCGATCGTGGACGGATTTTTTGTGGGAAGGAGCACAGGAGATGCAGGACTGTCTGCTATCAATATCGCCTTTCCGGTTGTATCGCTGATGCAGTCTTTGGGAACCGGAATTGGCATGGGAGGTTCCGTTTTGTGGACAGTAAAAAAAGCCTCCGGAAGCGAGGAGGCTGCGGGGAAATATGTCAGGGGGACACTTCTTTTGCTGTTGCTGGTAAGTGTGGCAACGACCGCGGGTATTTATTTTGTAACGGAGCCCATTTTGAGACTGTTTGGCGCTGAAGGAGAAATCCTGATTTTCGGGAAAGATTATCTTGATGTCATTGTTGTTGGCGCGGCTTTCCAGATTTTTGCAACAGGAATTGTCCCGATCATCCGCAATAATGGAAGCTCTCTTTTTGCGCTGGTAGTTATGGTGTCGGGATTTCTGACGAATATCCTGCTGGATTATCTGATGGTATGGGTGTTTGATATGGGAACAAAGGGAGCGGCGCTGGCTACTGTCCTGGGGCAATTGGTGACAACTGTGGAGGCGTTTTTCTATCTGATCTACCGGAAACTGCCGGTCATTGGCTCTCTGCCCGGATTCGGACGAATGTCATGGAATATTTTCAGGATTGGTATCGCCCCATTCGGCCTGACACTCTCTCCCATGATATCTCTTATGCTGATCAACCGCTTTTCTATGATGCACGGCAAAGAAGCGGCAGTAGCCTGCTATGCCTGTATCGCATATGTGCTTTCTGTTGTTCAAATGCTGATGCAGGGCGTTGGAGACGGAAGTCAGCCGCTTATGAGCAGGTATTATGGTGAAGGGAAAAGAGAAGAGGTCAGAAAAGTACAGAATATTGCGTATATCAGCGCGGTGGGGCTGGCGCTCATCAGCAATGCAGTACTGTTTTTTATCAGAACCAGCCTGGGAGAACTGTTTGGAGCGTCAGAAAGTACGGGGCGCTTAGTAGCGGATATACTGCCGGTATTTCTTGTCGGATTGATCTTTTATGCTTTTTCAAGAATTACAACATCTGAGTTTTATGCAACAGAAAATAACATTTATTCTTATCTGTGTGTCTATGCAGAACCGGTTCTGCTATTGATATTATTGTTTATCCTTCCGGGAATCTGGGGCCAGACCGGCGTGTGGTGGAGCGTGGTTGCTTCCCAGATTTTAACGGCATTTCTCGCCCTGATACTGCGAATATCCGAAGACAGATGCAGAAGGAGAACAGATGCACCTTCCCGAATAAAAACAATTTAA
- the bilS gene encoding flavodoxin family protein BilS, translating into MLEYLVLYNSQSGNTKNLAASVFSALPGNSKDLIDITTEKSIPEARLYFIGFCVHRGTCALEASNFIQSLTGKDIALFGTCGMGNSPEYYKMIEQNVSIWINDTCRYLGAYLCQGKMPLQVRNKYETMRTDENSEQIDMFIRNFDMAMTHPDTEDYQKAQEFAIACISSADSSI; encoded by the coding sequence ATGCTGGAATACCTTGTTTTATATAACAGCCAGTCAGGCAATACAAAAAATCTGGCGGCCTCTGTCTTCTCTGCTCTGCCGGGGAACTCAAAAGATCTCATCGACATTACGACAGAAAAAAGTATACCAGAGGCGCGCCTTTATTTCATCGGCTTCTGTGTCCACCGGGGCACATGCGCTTTAGAAGCGAGCAATTTTATCCAAAGTCTCACCGGAAAAGATATCGCTCTGTTCGGCACCTGCGGTATGGGAAATTCTCCCGAATACTATAAAATGATCGAGCAAAATGTCAGTATCTGGATCAACGATACCTGCCGCTATCTGGGCGCGTACCTCTGCCAGGGGAAAATGCCTCTTCAGGTGCGTAACAAATATGAAACTATGCGCACTGATGAAAATTCCGAACAAATTGATATGTTCATCCGAAATTTCGATATGGCTATGACCCATCCTGATACAGAAGATTATCAGAAGGCCCAGGAATTTGCCATTGCCTGTATTTCATCTGCTGACAGTTCCATTTAA
- a CDS encoding MarR family winged helix-turn-helix transcriptional regulator — MEQLFRKQQKDFSSVWSHTNILYQKWAEHMRISYAAFMTLYGLDVRGSMTQKNICDFCGFTKQTVNGVVHDFVKQGYVSLEAGRRDRREKLVVFTEKGEAYAKKLLASLYQAEQYVFSTIGDEKISQMIDTIDAFNTLLEKRLEEAK; from the coding sequence ATGGAACAGCTATTTAGAAAACAGCAGAAAGATTTTTCTTCTGTGTGGAGCCATACAAATATTCTTTATCAAAAGTGGGCGGAACATATGAGAATCAGTTATGCGGCGTTTATGACGCTGTATGGGCTTGATGTTCGTGGAAGCATGACGCAGAAAAATATTTGTGATTTCTGCGGATTTACAAAGCAGACGGTCAACGGGGTTGTCCATGACTTTGTGAAGCAGGGCTATGTATCTCTGGAAGCGGGCAGGAGAGACAGAAGAGAAAAGCTGGTTGTTTTTACAGAAAAGGGGGAAGCGTATGCGAAGAAACTGCTTGCATCGCTTTATCAGGCGGAACAGTATGTCTTTTCAACAATTGGAGATGAAAAAATTTCGCAGATGATCGATACGATCGATGCGTTTAATACCTTGCTTGAAAAGCGTTTGGAGGAAGCAAAATGA
- a CDS encoding phosphodiester glycosidase family protein → MKGKIKGRILAFVSDLLIAALLLGGIYGVNYLIPQKGISARPMEVRAADGQKESRRDSQRESQLASQKKLNGLPTTKVSLDTQDWHEKFADKFTDRIVSTDTSYTSPNVSVKLTYYSCDTNRLDKTQDGNHEKYGTNISYVLADIYVGDITCFQTCFAQNMYGVGYDEKLTDMSARMKSVLAVNGDSYSNSRHRDNGMIIRNGVIYRAQQTDMETCVLNWDGTMKIYNPEEMDTQKLIDSGAYQSWIFGPSLLDGNGKAKTTFRTWPYIEESHPRTAIGYYEPGHYCLLVVDGRQDNSRGMFLDEMAGLFEQLGCKAAYNLDGGHCSFMTLKDQVVNHPYKSEHKVEDGIFITEGV, encoded by the coding sequence ATGAAAGGAAAAATAAAAGGGAGAATACTTGCCTTTGTATCGGATCTGCTGATTGCAGCGCTTCTGCTGGGAGGAATTTACGGTGTGAATTATCTGATTCCGCAGAAAGGCATTTCGGCAAGGCCAATGGAAGTGCGGGCAGCAGACGGCCAAAAAGAAAGCCGGAGGGACAGTCAAAGAGAAAGCCAATTGGCGAGTCAGAAAAAACTCAATGGACTTCCCACAACAAAGGTGTCTCTGGATACACAAGACTGGCATGAGAAGTTTGCAGATAAGTTTACAGACCGGATCGTTTCCACGGATACTTCATATACAAGTCCCAATGTATCGGTAAAACTTACCTATTATTCGTGTGATACCAATCGGCTGGATAAGACGCAGGACGGTAATCATGAAAAATACGGGACGAATATTTCCTATGTGCTTGCTGATATTTATGTCGGCGATATTACCTGTTTTCAGACTTGTTTCGCGCAGAATATGTATGGGGTAGGATATGATGAAAAATTAACTGATATGTCGGCGCGGATGAAATCTGTTCTTGCGGTAAACGGGGATTCCTACAGCAACAGCAGACACCGGGATAATGGAATGATCATCCGCAATGGAGTGATCTATCGTGCACAGCAGACAGACATGGAGACCTGTGTCCTGAATTGGGACGGAACAATGAAAATATATAATCCGGAGGAAATGGATACTCAGAAACTTATTGACAGCGGCGCCTATCAGAGCTGGATCTTCGGGCCAAGCCTTTTGGACGGGAATGGAAAAGCAAAAACAACGTTCCGGACATGGCCTTATATTGAGGAATCTCATCCGAGAACGGCTATCGGCTATTACGAGCCAGGACATTACTGTTTGCTGGTTGTAGACGGAAGGCAGGATAATTCAAGAGGAATGTTTCTGGATGAAATGGCGGGCCTTTTTGAACAGCTGGGATGCAAGGCGGCTTATAACCTGGACGGAGGACACTGTTCTTTTATGACATTAAAAGATCAGGTGGTGAATCATCCGTATAAGTCAGAGCATAAAGTAGAAGACGGAATATTTATTACGGAGGGAGTATAA
- a CDS encoding glycosyltransferase, with translation MKIYLYKGGFSIVRKSGVGSAIRHQEQMLKETGVLVTDQWREADVVHINTVFPDSFFAAYLAKKQGKKVVYYGHSTMEDFRNSFVGSNMAAPLFKRWICRCYRMGDAVLTPTEYSRGLIMGYGIEKPVYSITNGVDTEFFCADRKAGRKFRKKYQIPEEKKVVISAGHLIRRKGIFDFLSLASEMPDTLFVWFGGGNSWAVPRDVKRALRNKPDNVLFAGYVEPRELKEAYCGADAFAFFSYEETEGIVVLEALACEVPVVVRDIPVYEGWLEDGVQVYKAADTKEFREKLEKIFFQCGLKMTAAGRKLAEEHGIYETGMRLNGIYEEMNRDERQSRTDIYKDG, from the coding sequence ATGAAGATTTATCTGTATAAAGGAGGCTTTTCCATTGTCAGAAAGAGCGGAGTGGGAAGCGCGATCCGTCATCAGGAACAGATGCTCAAAGAAACAGGGGTGTTGGTGACAGACCAGTGGAGGGAGGCGGATGTGGTACATATCAATACGGTATTCCCGGATTCGTTTTTTGCGGCGTATCTGGCGAAGAAACAGGGGAAGAAAGTCGTATACTACGGACACTCTACCATGGAAGACTTCCGTAATTCCTTTGTCGGATCGAATATGGCAGCGCCTTTATTTAAAAGGTGGATCTGCAGATGTTACAGGATGGGAGATGCAGTACTGACGCCGACGGAGTATTCCAGAGGATTGATCATGGGATACGGGATAGAAAAGCCGGTTTACTCTATTACGAACGGAGTGGATACAGAGTTCTTCTGCGCAGACAGGAAGGCAGGAAGAAAATTCCGTAAGAAATATCAGATTCCGGAAGAGAAAAAAGTGGTGATCTCAGCGGGACACCTTATCCGGAGAAAGGGAATTTTCGATTTTTTGAGTCTCGCATCGGAAATGCCGGATACACTCTTCGTATGGTTTGGCGGAGGAAACAGCTGGGCGGTGCCCCGGGATGTAAAGCGGGCGCTTCGGAATAAACCGGATAATGTCCTGTTTGCCGGGTATGTAGAGCCCCGGGAACTGAAAGAAGCTTACTGCGGAGCCGATGCATTTGCTTTCTTCAGTTATGAAGAGACAGAAGGGATTGTAGTGCTGGAAGCGCTTGCCTGTGAAGTGCCGGTGGTGGTAAGGGATATCCCGGTATATGAAGGCTGGCTGGAAGACGGAGTACAGGTTTATAAAGCGGCGGATACGAAAGAATTTCGGGAAAAACTGGAAAAGATCTTTTTCCAGTGTGGTTTAAAAATGACGGCGGCAGGAAGGAAGCTGGCGGAAGAGCATGGGATTTATGAAACGGGAATGCGCCTGAACGGGATTTATGAGGAGATGAACCGGGATGAACGGCAGAGCAGAACGGATATTTATAAGGACGGCTGA
- a CDS encoding lactate utilization protein — protein sequence MDNNRKKRNQMLAQKVMKGLESRGMEGYYAETKEEALKTALDMIPEGSVIGWGGSMSAQEIGLIEKVCQGNYTVYNRDTCKSPEEKREVQLNIFHSDFFLASTNAITEDGILVNIDGVGNRVACIAWGPKNVLLIVGMNKVVKEVDDAVSRARNEAAPINAMRFDLSTPCSKTGACANCKSPDSICSQILVTRFSKEKGRIKVILVNEDLGF from the coding sequence ATGGACAACAACAGAAAAAAGAGAAACCAGATGCTGGCACAAAAAGTAATGAAAGGGCTGGAATCCAGGGGAATGGAAGGCTATTATGCGGAGACGAAAGAGGAAGCGCTTAAGACAGCTCTGGATATGATCCCGGAAGGAAGCGTGATCGGCTGGGGCGGTTCCATGTCCGCACAGGAGATCGGACTGATCGAAAAAGTCTGTCAGGGAAATTATACGGTCTATAACAGGGATACCTGTAAATCTCCGGAAGAAAAACGGGAAGTGCAGCTTAATATTTTCCACAGTGATTTCTTCCTGGCAAGTACCAATGCCATTACAGAAGACGGGATCCTGGTTAATATTGACGGAGTAGGGAACCGTGTGGCCTGCATTGCCTGGGGACCGAAAAATGTTCTGCTCATTGTAGGGATGAATAAAGTTGTCAAAGAAGTGGACGACGCCGTATCCCGCGCAAGAAACGAGGCGGCGCCTATCAATGCTATGCGTTTTGATCTGAGCACGCCCTGCTCTAAGACCGGAGCATGTGCGAATTGCAAATCTCCGGACAGTATCTGCAGCCAGATCCTTGTCACAAGATTTTCCAAAGAAAAAGGAAGGATCAAGGTAATCCTTGTCAATGAAGATTTGGGATTTTAA
- a CDS encoding metallophosphoesterase, with protein sequence MRYYIADCHFFHEALNEKMDKRGFESVQAMNEYMIEKWNQKVRRNDEVVILGDFSWGNAEETNDLLDRLHGKLYMIRGNHDYFLQKSDFRAERFVWIKSYAEMQDNQRKVILCHYPVMCYNGQYRLDRKGNPRTYMLYGHVHDTMDQRLLEQFQEITKRTTVQSPDGEERPIPSSMINCFCMYSDYTPLTLDEWIALDRERRSI encoded by the coding sequence ATGAGATACTATATTGCAGACTGCCATTTTTTTCATGAAGCCCTTAATGAAAAAATGGACAAACGCGGTTTTGAAAGTGTTCAGGCAATGAATGAATACATGATAGAAAAGTGGAATCAGAAAGTACGGCGCAATGACGAGGTTGTTATCCTTGGGGATTTTTCCTGGGGAAATGCAGAGGAGACAAATGATCTTCTGGACAGGCTTCACGGGAAACTATATATGATCCGGGGAAATCATGACTATTTTCTGCAAAAATCAGATTTCCGGGCGGAGCGGTTTGTGTGGATAAAGTCCTATGCGGAAATGCAGGACAATCAAAGAAAGGTAATCCTCTGCCATTATCCGGTGATGTGCTATAACGGTCAGTACCGGCTGGACAGAAAGGGGAATCCCAGAACCTATATGCTTTACGGACATGTGCATGATACGATGGATCAGAGACTGCTGGAACAGTTTCAGGAAATAACAAAAAGAACGACTGTACAAAGTCCGGATGGAGAGGAGAGGCCGATTCCCAGCAGCATGATCAATTGTTTCTGCATGTATTCGGACTATACGCCCCTTACTCTGGATGAGTGGATTGCCCTGGACAGAGAGAGGAGAAGTATTTAG
- a CDS encoding ECF transporter S component, with translation MREKTHDTRWMVCVALMAAIVIVLANTPLGMIQLPIIKATTVHIPVIIGAILLGPFAGGVLGAVFGICSVISNTMAPTLLSFAFSPFMSTTGFPGVAKALWISIGCRILIGVAAGWLWRLCLHFHWNQTICLPIVGFAGSMVNTITVMGSIYLFFAREYAQAQDVGLTAVWGLIMGTITASGIPEAVASAVLVLALGKVLLKFMKRSLI, from the coding sequence ATGAGAGAAAAAACACATGACACCAGATGGATGGTCTGTGTTGCACTTATGGCAGCGATCGTCATTGTCCTTGCGAACACACCGCTTGGCATGATCCAGCTTCCGATCATTAAGGCGACAACAGTACACATTCCTGTCATCATCGGAGCAATCCTTTTGGGGCCTTTTGCGGGAGGCGTTTTGGGAGCCGTATTCGGCATCTGCTCCGTCATCAGCAACACCATGGCACCTACACTTTTATCCTTTGCGTTTTCACCTTTTATGAGCACGACCGGATTTCCCGGAGTTGCCAAAGCGCTGTGGATCTCAATCGGATGCCGTATCCTGATCGGCGTCGCCGCCGGCTGGCTCTGGCGCCTGTGCCTTCATTTCCACTGGAATCAGACAATCTGTCTTCCAATTGTGGGCTTTGCAGGATCTATGGTAAATACCATCACCGTCATGGGCAGCATTTATCTGTTCTTTGCCAGAGAGTACGCCCAGGCACAGGACGTAGGACTGACTGCCGTGTGGGGACTCATCATGGGAACCATCACCGCATCCGGCATTCCGGAGGCCGTCGCATCAGCTGTACTTGTGCTGGCGCTGGGAAAAGTACTTTTGAAATTTATGAAAAGAAGTTTGATATAA
- the coaBC gene encoding bifunctional phosphopantothenoylcysteine decarboxylase/phosphopantothenate--cysteine ligase CoaBC — MLKGKTILLGVTGGIAAYKSAYLTSLLVKAGADVQVIMTEHAQEFITPLTFEGLTNQRCHTDTFDRNHEYSTEHISLADRADAVIIAPATANVIAKLAHGIADDMLTTTVLACTCPKIIVPAMNTRMYENAVTQDNLRKLKEYGMEIVEPAEGRLACGDVGKGKMPEPDILYQYVLKACAYKKDMEGLKVLVTAGPTQESLDPVRYLTNHSSGKMGYSIARICALRGADVTLVSGRTSIEPPMFVSIVPVVSAQDMYEAVTQRSSQTDIIIKAAAVADYRPASVSNEKIKKSDSDTSLSLERTEDILKFLGSHKREGQFICGFSMETENMLENSKAKLKKKNVDMIVANNLKVEGAGFGTDTNIVTLITEDAVKELEIMSKEEVAGCILDEILARRAGNIV, encoded by the coding sequence CTGTTAAAGGGCAAAACCATACTTCTGGGAGTAACAGGGGGGATCGCAGCTTACAAAAGCGCTTATCTTACCAGTCTTCTGGTAAAGGCAGGGGCTGATGTGCAGGTGATCATGACGGAACATGCGCAGGAATTTATTACGCCGCTGACATTTGAAGGACTGACAAATCAGCGGTGCCATACGGATACATTCGACAGAAACCATGAGTACAGCACAGAACATATTTCTCTGGCAGACCGGGCTGATGCAGTGATCATTGCTCCGGCAACAGCCAATGTGATCGCGAAGCTTGCTCATGGAATTGCGGATGATATGCTGACGACGACGGTTCTGGCCTGCACCTGTCCGAAAATCATTGTGCCTGCCATGAACACACGCATGTATGAAAATGCGGTTACGCAGGACAACCTTAGAAAATTAAAAGAGTATGGCATGGAGATTGTGGAACCGGCGGAGGGAAGACTTGCATGCGGAGATGTAGGAAAGGGAAAAATGCCGGAGCCGGATATTTTGTATCAGTATGTACTGAAGGCATGCGCATATAAAAAAGATATGGAAGGGCTCAAGGTCCTTGTGACAGCAGGACCGACCCAGGAGAGCCTGGATCCGGTCCGCTATCTCACCAACCATTCCAGCGGGAAGATGGGATACAGCATTGCGCGTATCTGCGCACTGCGGGGAGCGGATGTGACACTGGTGAGCGGGCGCACCTCCATAGAACCGCCTATGTTTGTCAGCATTGTTCCAGTCGTAAGTGCACAGGATATGTACGAGGCCGTGACCCAAAGGAGCAGCCAGACAGATATTATCATTAAAGCGGCAGCAGTGGCGGATTACCGTCCCGCCAGCGTCAGCAATGAAAAAATAAAAAAATCGGATAGCGATACCAGTCTTTCCCTGGAGCGTACAGAAGATATTTTGAAATTCCTCGGAAGCCATAAAAGAGAAGGACAGTTTATCTGCGGCTTCTCCATGGAAACCGAAAATATGTTGGAAAATTCCAAAGCAAAGCTGAAGAAGAAAAATGTGGATATGATCGTTGCCAACAATCTGAAGGTGGAAGGAGCCGGGTTTGGAACGGACACCAATATTGTAACCCTGATTACAGAGGACGCGGTAAAAGAACTGGAGATCATGAGCAAAGAGGAGGTGGCCGGATGCATTCTGGATGAGATCCTTGCCCGCCGCGCCGGAAATATCGTGTAA
- a CDS encoding YfhO family protein — MFGLNGVSIFSSTNTDAMQLWMEKMGFETGKNRFQYAGATELMDMLLGIRYLACRNTIGLDTPYKKIYSGEYFDLYRNPRVLAGGYLVDSSIQDFRLKEKNPFEVQNNLLRHMGGFVLYQTVKVGTLPKQTATAGNIFKLRLKGGQHGYLWIPGTEPSAVSINGRIQKYNNWNNNFLDLGYSEKDRIVEVGMTGHSLGNAVLGTFEQSQMDSIYRKLSQNEVRIRNGRGSIQADRAGILFFGSFYDNGIHVEVDGREVKTLNLEGILGVGVDAGKHEVKISYETPGLKTGAAVTLLCIGVLLAHPIRSRRGISAIPGRIRVQIKGRKL; from the coding sequence TTGTTTGGATTAAATGGCGTTTCCATATTTTCTTCTACAAATACTGACGCTATGCAGCTGTGGATGGAAAAGATGGGATTTGAAACGGGAAAAAACCGCTTTCAGTATGCCGGAGCAACAGAGCTTATGGACATGCTTTTGGGTATAAGATATCTGGCGTGCAGAAATACGATCGGTCTTGATACTCCTTATAAGAAGATATATAGCGGCGAATACTTTGATCTGTACAGGAATCCCCGGGTATTGGCTGGCGGATATCTTGTGGACAGCAGCATACAGGATTTTAGACTGAAAGAGAAGAATCCTTTTGAAGTTCAGAACAACCTGCTTCGCCATATGGGGGGCTTCGTGCTTTATCAGACAGTAAAAGTCGGAACTCTTCCGAAACAGACGGCGACAGCAGGGAACATATTTAAGCTCCGGCTCAAGGGAGGCCAGCATGGATATTTGTGGATTCCGGGGACAGAACCTTCTGCCGTCAGCATAAATGGAAGAATACAGAAATACAATAACTGGAATAATAATTTTCTTGATCTTGGATATTCGGAAAAAGACAGGATTGTAGAGGTAGGTATGACCGGGCATTCTCTTGGAAATGCAGTGCTTGGAACCTTTGAACAGTCACAGATGGACAGCATTTATCGCAAGCTGTCTCAAAACGAAGTCCGAATACGGAATGGCAGGGGATCCATACAGGCGGACAGGGCCGGGATATTGTTTTTCGGTAGTTTCTATGATAATGGGATCCATGTGGAAGTAGATGGACGGGAAGTAAAAACACTTAATCTGGAAGGAATCCTTGGAGTCGGTGTGGATGCGGGGAAGCATGAGGTAAAGATCAGCTATGAGACACCGGGACTGAAAACCGGAGCGGCAGTGACGCTGCTGTGTATTGGGGTTCTCCTGGCACATCCGATCAGGAGCAGGCGAGGGATATCTGCAATACCCGGCAGGATCAGAGTTCAGATAAAGGGGAGAAAACTATGA
- a CDS encoding glycosyltransferase, with translation MKVLITTDWYDPVINGVVTSVHTLEEELQKRGHEVRVLTLSRNYRSYEKEHVYYMGSTSAGRIYPQARFRLPIPERYVGELMEWGPDIIHSQCEFSTFFIARKIACEGNIPIIHTYHTVYEDYTHYFSPNKTWGKNVVRQITRKLSRQVSGMIVPSEKIRRILEGYQVECPLWVVPSGIRLSEFGGSGEEGTARRTEWREKIRKRYLLTPDSTVLLYVGRQAFKMAVGRRL, from the coding sequence ATGAAGGTGCTGATTACAACGGACTGGTATGATCCGGTGATTAACGGAGTGGTTACATCCGTGCATACACTTGAGGAGGAACTTCAAAAACGGGGACATGAGGTGAGAGTGCTGACATTGTCGAGAAATTACCGGTCCTATGAAAAAGAGCATGTATATTACATGGGATCAACAAGCGCAGGGCGGATCTATCCGCAAGCCCGGTTCCGTCTTCCGATACCGGAACGGTATGTAGGGGAATTGATGGAATGGGGGCCGGATATTATCCATTCCCAGTGTGAATTTTCTACCTTTTTTATTGCGCGGAAGATTGCCTGTGAAGGAAATATTCCGATCATACATACATATCATACGGTTTATGAAGACTATACGCATTATTTTTCGCCGAATAAAACGTGGGGAAAAAATGTGGTACGTCAGATTACACGAAAATTGTCCAGACAGGTGTCCGGTATGATTGTTCCAAGTGAAAAGATCCGCCGTATCCTGGAAGGTTATCAGGTGGAGTGCCCGCTGTGGGTTGTCCCGTCCGGAATCCGGCTCTCTGAATTTGGCGGATCCGGAGAAGAAGGAACTGCCAGAAGGACGGAATGGCGGGAAAAGATACGGAAACGCTACTTGCTTACACCAGACAGCACAGTTCTTCTTTATGTGGGTCGGCAGGCATTCAAGATGGCAGTCGGGCGGCGATTGTAA
- a CDS encoding helix-turn-helix transcriptional regulator encodes MNQTELSKKLRLSKATCSRAIKDLAESGVIEIKNEGTNKWIISRFDKPEFLRKAYSRMKSPVKRVIYVKNEPSGPHLLQSGVKALSSISMVGAKEYDRGIAVSARIASTIPAEYIISKREFEDFGGSVIEVWSYAPELLSDNGRVDDISLLLSLDNDPDERIQMGLDEIREKHGLPVKDYE; translated from the coding sequence ATGAACCAGACAGAGTTGTCAAAAAAGCTTCGGCTCTCAAAAGCAACCTGCAGTAGGGCGATCAAAGATCTGGCTGAATCAGGAGTCATTGAAATAAAAAATGAAGGTACAAATAAGTGGATTATTTCCCGGTTTGACAAACCAGAATTTTTAAGGAAAGCATATAGTAGGATGAAGTCGCCGGTAAAACGTGTTATATATGTGAAAAACGAGCCATCAGGACCGCACCTTCTTCAGAGTGGTGTAAAAGCACTTTCTTCTATATCAATGGTGGGCGCGAAAGAATACGATAGAGGGATTGCTGTCTCCGCAAGGATAGCATCGACAATTCCTGCAGAATACATCATATCAAAGCGGGAATTTGAAGACTTTGGAGGATCGGTTATCGAAGTATGGAGCTATGCCCCGGAATTACTTTCTGATAATGGACGGGTAGATGATATTTCTCTCTTGCTTAGTCTTGACAATGATCCGGATGAACGGATACAGATGGGACTGGATGAGATCAGAGAGAAGCACGGACTTCCGGTTAAAGATTACGAATGA
- a CDS encoding glycosyltransferase family 2 protein: MERTVIIPALNPDEGLGEIVERNWELENQIILVDDGSDKKYERLFWELGEKCIVLHHEENRGKGEAIKTALKYIKEELWECRVVGIMDADGQHLPDDMEKLLMKAAAEPMALIVGEQDY, from the coding sequence ATGGAGAGAACTGTTATCATACCGGCGCTGAATCCTGATGAAGGGCTGGGGGAAATTGTGGAAAGAAACTGGGAGTTGGAAAATCAGATTATTCTTGTAGATGATGGAAGTGATAAAAAGTATGAGAGGCTGTTCTGGGAGTTAGGGGAGAAGTGTATTGTTCTGCACCATGAAGAGAACAGGGGAAAGGGCGAGGCGATCAAAACGGCTTTGAAATATATCAAAGAAGAGCTATGGGAATGCAGAGTCGTTGGGATTATGGACGCAGATGGGCAGCATCTGCCTGATGATATGGAAAAGCTTCTGATGAAAGCAGCGGCAGAACCGATGGCGCTGATCGTGGGGGAGCAGGACTATTGA